In Saccharomycodes ludwigii strain NBRC 1722 chromosome III, whole genome shotgun sequence, one DNA window encodes the following:
- the MLS1 gene encoding malate synthase MLS1 (similar to Saccharomyces cerevisiae YNL117W | MLS1 | MaLate Synthase) gives MVKVTLDNVQLLGKLDSTPLFTNSKTTPADVLTKGALEFVVLLHRTFNKTRLQLLDNRQKVQKKIDSGEYKLGYLPETKFIRDDPTWTGPPLSPGLIDRSTEITGPPVRNMLVNALNSDVKTYMTDFEDSASPTWENMIYGQVNLYDAIRDQIDFDTPKKSYKLNKRFIESPTVIVRPRGWHLVEAHVLVDGEPISASMFDFGIYFYHNARKLIELGKGPYFYLPKMEHQLEAKLWNDIFNVAQDYLGIQRGTVRATVLIETLPAAYQMEEIIYQLRTHSSGLNCGRWDYIFSTIKRLRNLPGHVLPNRDQVTMTSPFMNAYVERLINICHSRQVHAMGGMAAQIPIKDDAKKNEAAMLKVRKDKERELSKGHDGSWVAHPALAAICNDVFNNMGTANQIYWIPNYEVSASDLLNTNITGGIVTTDGIRVNLDIGLQYMEAWLRGSGCVPINYLMEDAATAEVSRCQLYQWVHHKVKLNDSGEIVTPDLTSKILKEQVEALIAKSKTPENNKYIELAAKYFEPEIRGEHFSEFLTTLLYDEIVTPLDKPVDLSTLKP, from the coding sequence atgGTTAAGGTTACTTTAGATAACGTTCAATTATTAGGTAAATTAGATTCCACTCCTTTATTCACTAATTCCAAAACAACCCCTGCTGATGTTTTAACTAAGGGTGCCTTGgaatttgttgttttattacACAGAACATTTAATAAGACAAGGTTACAATTATTAGATAATAGACAGAAAgttcaaaagaaaattgaTTCCGGTGAATACAAGTTAGGATATTTGCCAGAGACCAAATTTATCAGAGACGATCCTACATGGACTGGTCCACCATTATCCCCTGGCTTAATTGATAGGTCTACAGAAATCACTGGTCCACCAGTTAGAAATATGCTAGTCAATGCCTTAAACAGTGATGTTAAGACATATATGACTGATTTTGAAGATTCTGCCTCTCCAACTTGGGAAAATATGATTTACGGCCAAGTTAACTTGTATGATGCCATTAGAGATCaaattgattttgatacaccaaagaaaagttataaattgaacaaaagatttattGAGTCTCCAACTGTGATTGTTAGACCAAGAGGCTGGCATTTGGTTGAAGCACATGTCTTGGTTGATGGCGAACCAATCTCTGCTTCCATGTTTGATTttggtatttatttttatcacaATGCTCGTAAATTAATTGAATTGGGTAAAGGTCCTTATTTCTACTTACCTAAGATGGAACATCAATTGGAAGCTAAATTATGGAACGACATTTTTAACGTTGCTCAAGATTACTTGGGCATCCAAAGAGGAACTGTTAGAGCCACAGTTTTAATTGAAACATTACCAGCTGCTTATCAAATGGAGGAAATTATTTACCAATTGAGAACACATTCTAGTGGTTTGAATTGTGGTAGATGGGATTATATTTTCTCTACCATTAAGAGATTGAGAAATTTACCAGGACATGTTTTACCAAATCGTGATCAGGTTACTATGACCAGTCCTTTTATGAACGCTTATGTTGAAAGATTGATTAACATTTGTCATAGTAGACAGGTCCATGCTATGGGTGGTATGGCAGCTCAAATTCCAATCAAAGATGATGCTAAGAAGAATGAGGCGGCTATGTTGAAAGTTCGTAAAGATAAGGAAAGAGAATTAAGTAAGGGACATGATGGTAGTTGGGTTGCTCACCCTGCTCTAGCTGCTATTTGTAACgatgtttttaataatatggGTACTGCTAACCAAATATATTGGATTCCAAATTATGAGGTTAGTGCTAGTGATTTATTGAACACTAATATTACTGGTGGTATCGTTACTACTGATGGTATCAGAGTTAATTTGGATATCGGGTTGCAATATATGGAAGCTTGGTTAAGGGGCTCCGGTTGCGTGCCAATTAACTACTTGATGGAAGATGCTGCAACTGCTGAAGTTTCTCGTTGTCAATTGTACCAATGGGTTCATCACAAGGTAAAATTGAATGATTCTGGTGAGATTGTTACTCCTGATTTAACAAGTAAGATTTTAAAGGAACAAGTTGAAGCATTGATTGCTAAGTCAAAGACACcagaaaataacaaatatattgaGTTGGCTgctaaatattttgaacCTGAAATTAGAGGTGAGCATTTTAGTGAATTTTTGACTACTTTATTATATGATGAAATTGTCACCCCATTAGATAAACCAGTTGATTTATCTACTTTGAAACCATGA
- the DMA2 gene encoding ubiquitin-conjugating protein DMA2 (similar to Saccharomyces cerevisiae YNL116W | DMA2 | Defective in Mitotic Arrest (paralog of YHR115C | DMA1)), with product MIFNNIGIPIPRHNTNVSSSTARNNQNSANSNHIVANPDNINGTTPFLVGSLQQQQQQQQQQQQQQQQQQQQQRQQPENNTNYNNLNNEQPSYSSQLPLALSLCQANGVQPYHVNDFDMITNEELLPSQVPLPIPPINGPSSPPHTSSSIPGAYITSVTNNNGEVINNTFHVSTAGADTHNNGTSNKTNNNKKKTKILSNLHHIIYPPCSDLNIHRENMVLNFSENAKLPHPVDEETVIKRKDKQGFFTIRLTPYLENPAAVNNNGGNYHPGLYFEPIIRQVGPESQILIGRYTEKVREILSKLPEQYHPIVFKSKVVSRTHGCFKVDRLGNWYIKDLKSSSGTFLNHQRISPAGTLSKDFLIQDGDILQLGMDFRGGTEEIYRCVKMRVELNRSWKKTANSFNKKALLKMRKLTSLKDEEQEDCSICLSKIKPCQAVFMSPCSHSWHYQCIRRLITTTYPQFNCPNCKCTCDLEALSDTDESEDENEDSASEDNTNVTGNQNPHLTSYANNKYKENNASTNKLYIDKDGNLNKIMEGDGNANNGELPAPIIAQNF from the coding sequence atgatttttaataatattgggATACCCATCCCCAGACATAACACTAATGTTTCATCATCAACTGCAAGGAACAATCAGAACAGTGCCAATTCCAACCACATTGTCGCAAATCcagataatattaatggtaCCACCCCATTTTTAGTAGGATcattacaacaacaacagcagcagcagcaacaacaacaacaacaacaacaacaacaacaacaacaacaacgacAACAACCagaaaataataccaattATAACAACCTGAATAATGAGCAACCATCATATTCCTCTCAATTACCCTTAGCTCTATCTTTATGTCAAGCAAATGGTGTGCAACCGTATCATGTTAATGATTTTGACATGATCACTAATGAGGAGTTGTTACCAAGCCAAGTTCCATTGCCTATACCACCCATTAATGGACCAAGTTCACCGCCTCACACTAGTTCTAGTATACCTGGTGCTTATATCACTTCTGttactaataacaatggaGAAGTCATCAATAATACTTTCCATGTGTCCACTGCCGGTGCGGACACCCACAATAATGGCACTAGCAATAAaaccaataacaacaaaaagaaaactaaGATATTGTCTAACTTACATCATATAATTTATCCACCCTGTTCGGATTTGAACATTCATAGAGAAAATATGGTTCTAAACTTTTCTGAAAATGCGAAATTGCCCCATCCTGTTGATGAAGAAACCGtgattaaaagaaaagacaAGCAAGGGTTTTTCACTATTCGATTAACTCCATATTTGGAAAATCCTGCAgctgttaataataatggtggtaACTATCACCCgggtttatattttgagCCTATCATTAGACAAGTTGGACCCGAGTCCCAAATATTAATTGGAAGGTATACCGAAAAAGTGCGTGAAATATTAAGTAAACTACCGGAACAGTATCATCCAatagtttttaaaagtaaagTTGTTAGCAGGACCCATGGTTGTTTCAAGGTTGATAGATTGGGTAATTGGTATATTAAGGACTTAAAAAGTAGTAGTGGTACCtttttaaatcatcaaAGAATTTCACCAGCTGGTACGTTGAGCAAAGATTTTCTAATTCAAGATGGTGATATTTTGCAATTAGGGATGGACTTCCGCGGCGGTACGGAGGAGATTTATCGTTGTGTTAAAATGAGAGTAGAGCTTAATAGATCCTGGAAAAAAACTGCAAATTCATTCAACAAAAAGgcgttattaaaaatgagaaaattGACGAGCTTAAAAGATGAAGAGCAAGAAGACTGTTCAATCTGTTTATCTAAAATTAAACCATGTCAAGCTGTGTTTATGTCTCCTTGTAGTCATAGTTGGCATTATCAATGTATTAGAAGGTTGATTACCACAACTTACCCCCAATTTAACTGTCCAAATTGCAAATGTACCTGTGATTTGGAAGCTTTATCGGATACAGATGAGTCAGAAGATGAAAACGAAGATTCTGCTTCTGAAGATAATACAAATGTTACTGGTAATCAGAACCCTCACTTAACATCATatgcaaataataaatacaaagaaaacaatGCCTCtacaaataaattatatatagacAAAGATGGTAAcctaaataaaataatggaAGGAGATGGTAATGCTAACAATGGAGAATTGCCAGCTCCCATAATAGCTCAAAATTTTTGA